In one Pirellulales bacterium genomic region, the following are encoded:
- the proS gene encoding proline--tRNA ligase, protein MPKPPKNAISPTREEDYPEWYQQVVRAADLAEISPVRGCMVIKPWGYAIWENIQKALDRMFKETGHQNAYFPLFIPLSFLEKEAAHVEGFAKECAVVTHHRLEVGPKGGLVPTAPLEEPLVVRPTSETIIGAMYAKWVQSYRDLPILINQWANVVRWEMRTRLFLRTAEFLWQEGHTAHATQQEAVEETLKMLDVYATFAQDYMAMPVIRGEKTAGERFPGAVNTYAIEAMMQDRKALQAGTSHFLGQNFSKAQEIKFLSSEGREEFCWTTSWGVSTRLIGGLIMTHADDDGLILPPRLAPAHAVIMPIFRSDEEKTAVINFCRKLESELKAQTYDGEPVRVIMDARDLRGGEKAWQHIKRGVPLRLEIGPRDVAGDAVFLARRDKPGEKGGVPRAEFVANVGKTLTEMQTNLFQRALQYREVNTRKIDHLDEFKAWFTPKNAEQPEIHGGFALCHVCESAEVEKTLADLKVSIRCLPVAGALAGCEPEPGKCIFTGQPSSRRAVLAKAY, encoded by the coding sequence TGGGGCTACGCCATTTGGGAGAACATTCAAAAAGCGCTCGATCGCATGTTCAAAGAGACCGGGCATCAGAACGCTTACTTCCCGCTGTTCATTCCGCTCAGCTTTTTGGAAAAAGAAGCGGCCCACGTCGAAGGCTTCGCCAAAGAGTGCGCCGTCGTGACGCATCACCGTTTGGAAGTCGGACCCAAAGGCGGGTTGGTGCCGACCGCGCCGCTGGAAGAGCCGCTCGTCGTCCGCCCCACTAGCGAAACCATCATCGGCGCCATGTACGCCAAGTGGGTGCAATCGTACCGCGATTTGCCGATTCTCATCAATCAATGGGCCAACGTCGTCCGCTGGGAAATGCGCACCCGGCTGTTTTTGCGCACGGCGGAATTTTTGTGGCAAGAAGGACACACCGCCCATGCCACGCAGCAGGAAGCGGTGGAAGAAACGCTGAAAATGCTCGACGTGTATGCCACCTTCGCCCAGGATTACATGGCCATGCCGGTGATCCGGGGCGAAAAAACCGCCGGCGAGCGCTTTCCCGGTGCCGTCAACACGTACGCCATTGAAGCGATGATGCAAGACCGCAAAGCACTGCAGGCGGGCACGTCGCACTTCCTAGGACAAAACTTTTCCAAAGCACAGGAGATTAAATTCTTATCCAGCGAAGGACGCGAAGAATTCTGCTGGACCACGTCTTGGGGCGTCAGCACGCGGCTCATCGGCGGATTGATTATGACCCACGCCGACGACGACGGCCTGATTTTGCCGCCGCGATTGGCTCCGGCGCACGCGGTCATCATGCCCATCTTCAGGAGCGACGAAGAAAAAACCGCCGTCATAAATTTCTGCCGCAAGCTGGAATCCGAGCTCAAAGCGCAAACCTACGACGGCGAGCCGGTCCGCGTCATCATGGACGCCCGCGATTTGCGCGGCGGCGAGAAAGCCTGGCAACATATTAAGCGCGGCGTGCCGCTGCGGTTGGAAATCGGTCCCCGCGACGTCGCCGGCGACGCCGTGTTTTTGGCCCGCCGCGACAAGCCGGGCGAAAAAGGAGGCGTGCCCCGCGCAGAGTTTGTTGCCAACGTCGGCAAGACGCTCACCGAAATGCAAACGAATTTATTTCAGCGTGCGCTCCAATACCGCGAAGTCAACACGCGGAAAATCGACCACCTCGACGAATTCAAAGCTTGGTTCACGCCCAAAAATGCCGAGCAGCCGGAAATCCACGGCGGCTTTGCCCTGTGCCATGTGTGCGAAAGCGCGGAGGTGGAAAAAACCCTGGCCGATCTCAAAGTCAGCATCCGCTGCCTACCGGTTGCAGGCGCGCTGGCCGGTTGCGAACCCGAGCCGGGCAAATGCATTTTCACCGGCCAGCCCAGTTCGCGCCGTGCCGTGTTGGCCAAGGCATATTGA
- a CDS encoding DUF4416 family protein: protein MGSPVEPAPVLLILAAFSRHEQALVWARETAESHWGSVALTSPAFEFNETDYYTASMGPALKKQFFAFEKMINPERLIDFKLQSNTWEAEYAGLKKHPEPRPLNLDPGYITLAKLVLASTKDHSHRLYLGRGIYAEITLSFRGGGWQASEWTYPDYRRPDFQQFFDDCRGYFKQQLHRQ, encoded by the coding sequence ATGGGATCACCTGTCGAACCTGCGCCGGTGCTGTTAATTCTCGCCGCTTTTAGCCGGCATGAGCAGGCGCTGGTGTGGGCGCGGGAAACGGCGGAATCGCACTGGGGGTCCGTCGCGCTAACCAGTCCGGCCTTTGAATTCAACGAGACCGACTATTACACCGCCTCGATGGGCCCGGCCCTCAAAAAACAATTTTTCGCCTTTGAAAAAATGATCAATCCCGAGCGGCTCATCGATTTCAAACTGCAATCCAACACCTGGGAAGCCGAATATGCCGGCCTAAAAAAGCACCCTGAGCCGCGGCCGCTCAATCTCGATCCCGGCTACATCACGCTGGCCAAGTTGGTGCTGGCCTCGACGAAGGATCACAGCCATCGCCTGTACTTGGGCCGCGGCATTTACGCCGAAATCACCCTCTCCTTCCGCGGCGGCGGCTGGCAAGCGAGCGAGTGGACCTATCCCGATTACCGCCGCCCCGATTTCCAACAATTCTTCGACGACTGCCGGGGGTATTTCAAGCAGCAGTTGCACCGCCAATAA
- a CDS encoding DUF1573 domain-containing protein, with protein sequence MRHWFLIILAVVLGLAFGLGLTVMELGASFTSTVDASLAQQNSPVSPDAPHVVADEEEYKFGSMERESLKTHVFTIRNEGHSPLSLHKGASTCRCTKFELAGETVKPGESTTVTIEWKARDVQPGPFRQSATIETNDPARPELTFTISGDVTNSYRMTPTSLAFSSISAGEPQTAEVHIFSYRPGQLEVVGHEFTETSTADKFEFQAVPMPASVLHDEKDAQSGVVLHITVKPGLPLGAFRQKIQIRLNLAEDPIELPIEGNTISDVVIAGRGWDDDHSLLTLGTVSGREGIKTELFIVAHGTHRKDLHPTIKQVTPDDLKVTLGEPLGGTGDTPMRLPVMLEIPPGSRPALHLGGEEGKLGEVLIGTDLPEAKTIRILVRFDVGE encoded by the coding sequence ATGCGTCATTGGTTTCTCATCATCCTGGCGGTTGTGTTGGGCCTCGCCTTTGGCTTGGGCTTAACCGTCATGGAATTAGGGGCCTCGTTCACCAGCACCGTCGATGCCTCTCTGGCGCAGCAAAACAGCCCGGTTTCTCCCGACGCCCCTCACGTGGTGGCGGACGAGGAAGAATACAAATTCGGCAGCATGGAGCGCGAAAGCCTCAAGACGCACGTCTTCACGATCCGCAACGAAGGCCATTCGCCTCTGTCGCTCCACAAAGGCGCCTCCACCTGCCGTTGCACCAAGTTCGAGCTGGCCGGCGAAACCGTAAAACCCGGCGAATCGACCACGGTGACCATTGAATGGAAAGCCAGAGACGTCCAGCCGGGACCGTTCCGCCAAAGCGCCACCATCGAAACCAACGATCCCGCCCGCCCCGAGCTAACCTTTACCATCTCAGGCGACGTCACCAATTCCTATCGGATGACTCCCACCAGCCTGGCCTTCAGTTCCATTTCCGCCGGCGAGCCGCAAACGGCGGAAGTCCATATTTTTTCCTATCGGCCCGGTCAACTGGAAGTGGTCGGACACGAATTCACCGAAACGTCCACGGCCGATAAGTTCGAATTCCAGGCCGTGCCCATGCCCGCCAGCGTCCTCCATGACGAAAAAGATGCCCAAAGCGGCGTCGTCTTGCACATCACCGTAAAACCTGGCTTGCCTTTGGGAGCGTTTCGGCAGAAAATCCAAATCCGTTTGAACCTGGCCGAAGACCCCATCGAATTGCCCATCGAAGGAAACACCATCAGCGATGTGGTCATCGCCGGTCGTGGTTGGGACGACGATCATAGTTTGCTGACACTGGGCACGGTAAGTGGCCGAGAAGGAATTAAAACCGAACTGTTTATCGTGGCTCACGGCACGCATCGCAAAGATTTGCATCCCACCATCAAGCAGGTGACCCCCGACGATTTGAAAGTTACCCTGGGCGAGCCGCTGGGCGGCACGGGCGACACCCCCATGCGCTTGCCGGTGATGCTGGAAATTCCACCCGGCTCTCGGCCGGCGCTCCATTTGGGCGGTGAAGAAGGAAAGCTCGGCGAAGTGTTAATCGGAACCGATCTGCCGGAAGCGAAAACCATTCGCATCTTGGTGCGGTTTGACGTCGGAGAGTGA